Proteins encoded within one genomic window of Triticum aestivum cultivar Chinese Spring chromosome 2D, IWGSC CS RefSeq v2.1, whole genome shotgun sequence:
- the LOC123049785 gene encoding uncharacterized protein, translating into MAPRLPLLWARGRRLLLLAVVLSQLGALSCQTLRGSVTCLDCPAGHHLSGVVVTVECSGGAGPHVVARTDGGGNFGVAVPESVLASRCPARVLGGTEQLCAPRRLTVARVVVAGRPGSYALGSRLAVFTRCGGAVATMSAGGSGGQTSPPRLAPRLPSPSLPPFVGRASPPYGLGIPLIYVFPFIPIIGIP; encoded by the exons ATGGCTCCTCGTCTCCCTCTGCTCTGGGCtcgtggccgccgcctcctccttctcgCCGTCGTGCTCTCCCAGCTCGGCGCGCTCTCGTGCCAGACCCTCCGCGGCTCCGTCACCTGCCTCGACTGCCCCGCGGGCCACCACCTCTCCG GTGTGGTCGTGACGGTGGAATGCAGCGGCGGCGCGGGCCCGCACGTTGTGGCGCGGACGGACGGCGGCGGAAACTTCGGCGTGGCAGTGCCCGAGTCGGTGCTGGCCTCGCGGTGCCCGGCTAGGGTCCTCGGCGGCACGGAGCAGCTCTGCGCGCCGCGGAGGCTCACGGTCGCGCGTGTCGTCGTTGCTGGGCGGCCTGGCTCATACGCGCTGGGATCGCGCCTCGCCGTCTTCACAAGGTGCGGAGGAGCCGTCGCGACGATGTCCGCCGGTGGCAGCGGCGGTCAGACGTCACCCCCGAGGCTTGCTCCACGGTTGCCCTCGCCCAGCCTGCCGCCGTTCGTTGGACGCGCCAGCCCGCCATACGGCCTGGGCATCCCTCTCATCTACGTATTCCCTTTCATCCCAATCATTGGCATCCCCTAA
- the LOC123054246 gene encoding cysteine and histidine-rich domain-containing protein RAR1 isoform X2: MSAETEKSAAAPAPAPAPMRCQRIGCDAMFTDDDNPDGSCHYHPSGPMFHDGMKEWSCCKQRSHDFSLFLAIPGELQ; this comes from the exons ATGTCGGCGGAGACGGAGAAGAGCGCCGCCGcgccggcgcccgcgcccgcgcccatgcGGTGCCAGCGAATAGGCTGTGACGCCATGTTCACCGACGACGACAACCCCGACGGCTCCTGCCACTACCACCCCTCC GGA CCTATGTTTCATGATGGCATGAAAGAGTGGAGCTGTTGCAAGCAAAGAAGCCATGATTTTAGCTTATTTTTGGCTATTCCTGG GGAGCTCCAGTGA
- the LOC123054246 gene encoding cysteine and histidine-rich domain-containing protein RAR1 isoform X1 yields MFHDGMKEWSCCKQRSHDFSLFLAIPGCATGKHTTEKPVTKAVSLNSKATPPKLAPIQSSKQGVETEACSRCRQGFFCSDHGSQPKAQKPVAVNGTNTEPVEKCSVPQPKKKVVNINEPRVCKNKGCGKTYKEKDNHDAACEYHPGPAVFHDRNRGWKCCDVHVKEFDEFMEIPPCTKGWHNADAV; encoded by the exons ATGTTTCATGATGGCATGAAAGAGTGGAGCTGTTGCAAGCAAAGAAGCCATGATTTTAGCTTATTTTTGGCTATTCCTGG ATGTGCCACAGGGAAGCATACAACTGAGAAACCAGTCACAAAAGCTGTTTCTCTTAACTCAAAGGCAACCCCACCAAAGTTAGCTCCAATCCAGTCTTCTAAGCAGGGTGTGGAAACCGAGGCCTGCTCCAGGTGCCGTCAGGGTTTCTTTTGCTCCGACCATG GATCACAGCCCAAGGCACAAAAACCAGTTGCTGTAAATGGTACAAATACGGAACCTGTCGAAAAATGCTCAGTTCCACAGCCCAAGAAAAAAGTTGTTAATATAAATGAGCCTAGGGTTTGTAAGAATAAAGGATGTGGTAAAACCTACAAAGAGAAGGATAACCATGATGCTGCATGTGAATACCATCCAGGTCCTGCGGTTTTCCATGACAGGAATAGAGGG TGGAAGTGTTGCGATGTCCACGTCAAGGAGTTTGACGAATTTATGGAGATACCTCCATGCACAAAGGGCTGGCACAATGCTGATGCCGTATGA